A genomic window from Acinetobacter lwoffii includes:
- a CDS encoding AAA family ATPase, giving the protein MTNKNDHAVYTASPVSDYQGNPFIEALPEIFEAKDTIQAIRGTIEFKLSDRQLPNNTRAHIISQLLNNFFHPIKRHLTLEQKISIMLRKGYVGRNITTGDLSRHLQNSFEHIKSNDFNASRHTNLISTAQSLVFIGFSGSGKTTTLNRILRNYPQKIYHPEHNFTQLVYLKIDCPYNGSLKSLYLSFFSAVDRALGTSYEQQYTQKRHNEQKLLQLMGHIAHLHAIGLLVIDEIQHLMANRSKNSDEMLNFFVTLVNVYSLPIIMVGTPKASNIFERDLRSSRRAVGFGSIHWEPIKNEPAIKTPDGKVRKSEWMTFTDALWKYQWLRKADLALSEELRQCWFDLTQGILDVTVKLFVLAQIRAIESGLERITVKLLQNTYQEDFKPIHHIIDALRSGDARRIAQYPDLITPEIDRQLLKLFSKIEESAIEQEDELDEYQGHDESMRLHALLLELGYDSKILIPMVKKVFIKHPDKHLTELLSIILDWLKQNEDSTKSPPLSKPKISKPKLLKYDQWHTLDSVDLRFQFSQKKSGQSFYDHLKTETDLIFDIPDWIKQVS; this is encoded by the coding sequence CTAATAAAAACGACCATGCAGTGTATACAGCAAGTCCTGTTTCCGACTATCAGGGAAATCCTTTTATCGAAGCCTTACCCGAAATTTTTGAGGCAAAAGATACTATCCAAGCCATTAGAGGTACTATCGAATTTAAATTATCTGATCGACAACTCCCCAACAATACTCGTGCTCATATTATATCCCAGTTATTAAATAATTTTTTTCACCCTATTAAACGGCATTTAACATTAGAACAAAAAATTTCTATTATGTTAAGAAAGGGGTATGTAGGACGTAATATTACTACAGGTGATTTAAGTCGGCATTTACAAAATAGTTTTGAACATATTAAAAGCAATGATTTTAATGCTTCCCGCCATACAAATTTAATATCAACAGCACAGAGTCTAGTGTTTATTGGCTTCTCTGGTAGTGGCAAAACAACCACATTAAATCGCATTCTTAGAAATTATCCACAAAAAATTTATCATCCTGAACATAATTTCACTCAACTGGTCTATCTAAAAATAGACTGCCCATATAACGGCTCACTTAAATCTCTATATTTAAGTTTCTTTAGTGCTGTTGACCGTGCTTTAGGAACTAGTTATGAACAACAATACACTCAAAAAAGACATAATGAACAAAAGCTCTTGCAACTTATGGGACACATTGCCCATCTTCATGCAATCGGTCTTTTGGTGATTGATGAAATTCAACACCTCATGGCAAACAGATCTAAAAATTCTGATGAAATGTTGAATTTCTTTGTGACTTTAGTGAATGTTTATAGCTTGCCAATCATTATGGTAGGAACACCTAAAGCAAGTAACATATTTGAACGTGATCTGCGCTCATCACGTCGAGCTGTAGGTTTTGGTTCAATTCACTGGGAACCTATAAAAAATGAGCCTGCAATAAAAACCCCAGATGGGAAAGTTCGAAAATCTGAGTGGATGACATTTACAGATGCTCTTTGGAAATATCAGTGGTTAAGAAAAGCTGATCTCGCACTCTCAGAGGAGTTACGACAATGCTGGTTTGATCTAACCCAAGGTATTTTAGACGTAACAGTTAAGCTTTTTGTCCTTGCACAAATACGAGCAATTGAATCTGGTTTAGAACGAATCACTGTAAAATTGCTCCAAAATACATATCAAGAAGACTTTAAACCAATTCATCATATTATAGATGCCTTACGTTCAGGTGATGCTCGACGAATTGCACAATATCCTGATTTGATCACACCTGAAATTGACAGACAATTGTTAAAACTTTTTTCCAAAATCGAAGAAAGTGCAATTGAGCAAGAAGATGAGCTTGATGAATATCAAGGACATGATGAATCTATGCGTTTACATGCTCTGTTACTTGAGCTTGGTTATGACTCCAAGATTTTGATACCGATGGTTAAAAAAGTATTTATTAAACATCCTGACAAGCATTTGACCGAACTACTATCAATTATTTTGGACTGGTTAAAACAGAATGAAGATTCAACAAAGAGCCCTCCACTCTCCAAACCTAAAATATCCAAACCTAAACTACTTAAATATGATCAATGGCATACATTGGATTCAGTTGACTTACGTTTTCAATTTTCACAAAAAAAGAGTGGTCAAAGCTTTTATGATCATCTAAAAACTGAAACAGATTTGATCTTTGATATACCTGATTGGATCAAACAAGTGAGTTAG
- a CDS encoding TnsD family Tn7-like transposition protein, which produces MLNFPMPYEHELIYSTVARAGIRLAFESPKQLLDAVFENRQVIATVDLPCHLNAIVNQYSEQQLTLQNIIYKHTLFPIYAPFVPEARRKQCIKWMGNISQGSVHLSLGINASRVPIIHRLRYCPQCLKEQALQKGEFYWLSLWQIQGACCPQHGNLVESRLDLRSLHRHDFIAPSDVFCTEWNQVPATSDELFISSKIIELLSTPPFVSPSYEQWTMFYNELARRNNCIRGENQIAFDQILEKISLRWPEKFLQQYHLDDLASETSWLRHIFRKHRKSFSYLEHIITIEAFLNTDWSFTDIFTQVKSFQKATTQQNNQIKFQDTNFEITRAENREKWVGLVQEHGVKPARHLQAALYAWLYRNDKDWLLQTNQNFHQKFIPQEAKIDWQKRDLFYVKQLIQLNNTLIWDLDSPRRSMKWWFKQTSTSNTLEKNLHKLPLIQLFLERYSENISCYQIRRLTKVFIDIKINKQSIPQWRILRKAGLSEERMTSETKRFLEYITLEFSQIIQN; this is translated from the coding sequence ATGCTAAATTTCCCTATGCCTTATGAACATGAGCTAATTTATAGTACGGTGGCTCGTGCTGGAATCCGCTTGGCATTTGAAAGTCCCAAGCAATTACTTGATGCTGTATTTGAAAATAGACAGGTTATTGCGACGGTTGATTTACCCTGCCATCTTAATGCGATCGTTAATCAGTATTCTGAACAACAATTGACTCTACAAAATATAATATACAAACATACATTATTTCCTATATATGCACCTTTTGTGCCTGAAGCAAGAAGAAAACAATGTATCAAATGGATGGGTAATATTTCACAAGGTTCGGTACATCTTTCTTTGGGAATTAATGCTTCACGAGTCCCTATTATTCATAGACTACGTTACTGTCCACAATGTCTGAAAGAGCAAGCGCTTCAAAAAGGAGAATTTTACTGGTTGAGTTTATGGCAAATTCAGGGAGCTTGCTGTCCGCAACACGGTAATCTTGTAGAATCAAGACTAGATTTAAGATCATTACATCGACATGACTTTATAGCACCTTCAGATGTTTTTTGTACTGAGTGGAATCAGGTACCAGCAACAAGTGATGAACTTTTCATTAGTTCTAAAATAATAGAATTGTTATCTACACCGCCTTTTGTATCACCGAGTTATGAACAGTGGACGATGTTTTATAATGAACTAGCCAGACGGAATAACTGTATCCGTGGGGAAAACCAAATTGCTTTCGATCAAATTTTAGAAAAAATATCATTAAGGTGGCCAGAAAAATTTCTTCAGCAATATCATTTAGATGACTTAGCTTCTGAAACCAGTTGGCTACGTCATATTTTTAGAAAGCATCGCAAAAGCTTTAGTTATCTGGAGCATATTATTACAATCGAAGCTTTTTTAAATACTGACTGGTCTTTTACAGATATCTTCACTCAAGTTAAGTCCTTCCAGAAAGCAACTACTCAACAGAATAATCAAATAAAATTCCAGGATACTAATTTTGAAATAACTAGAGCTGAGAATCGTGAAAAATGGGTAGGTTTAGTACAAGAACATGGGGTTAAACCGGCTCGTCACCTGCAGGCAGCTCTTTATGCATGGTTATATCGAAACGATAAAGACTGGCTATTGCAGACAAACCAAAATTTCCATCAGAAATTTATTCCTCAAGAGGCTAAAATTGATTGGCAAAAACGCGATCTTTTTTATGTAAAGCAACTTATCCAACTTAATAATACTTTAATCTGGGATTTAGATAGCCCGAGACGCTCTATGAAATGGTGGTTTAAACAGACGTCTACTTCAAATACATTAGAGAAAAATTTACATAAATTACCTCTGATTCAACTTTTTCTAGAACGGTATAGTGAAAATATTAGCTGTTATCAAATCAGACGCCTAACAAAAGTGTTTATCGATATTAAAATCAATAAACAATCAATTCCTCAGTGGCGCATTCTACGAAAAGCTGGATTAAGTGAAGAACGAATGACATCTGAAACGAAAAGATTTCTAGAATATATCACTCTTGAA